The Juglans regia cultivar Chandler chromosome 1, Walnut 2.0, whole genome shotgun sequence nucleotide sequence ACCCCAACCAAACCACCATCCCTTCTACGCATGTTAGAGCTAGAGCCCAGTCTAACTGTACCTCAAGCAATGTTCAGAAAGCTCGGTTTCTGTAAAGCTACCAGGCTGCCGTCGACGCTGGCAATGCCGACCCAACATCACGCCCTACTTTACCAGCCTCCCTCAAAACCTCCGCCAACCTCCTCCATCCCGCTCTCTCTcgatcctcaggaataaaaataaagttccGATGACCCCCCTGTTTATATTCCACCAAGGCCATTAATGCTCCTTGAGGATTGGAACATCTTTGAGCTATGAAGCCCCTATCTCCTTCCCGATGAGCTGTGTAGAACTCTCTTTTCCCCAACTTCAAGCAGTTATCTAGTGCCTTGATGAACCAGTTTGTTGCAGTTGATCCCAAGTGTAGtttttttacaaacttccaGCCACGTTCAGTGATAAGCACCCTAGAACCATCTCTCACCACCATAAAGGACTTAAATTCAATGTTAACAACATTCGGAGCTACCATTTTCCTATCCATACACTCACAGATCATTTAGTCAATCTCCCACAGACATCAACACAGTTCAAACTAACGAACAGAGgaaaagtgtacggagagaaaaaaagaaaatggtggaCTCGAAGaaatttattctaataattttttccaaGAGTAAGATTTTGTTAATGGTAATGCAGACGGTAATCGTGTATCTGGcatggttcttttttttttttttttttctgttttattagTCTGTGGCATATTTCAAGAACTAGAAATATTTGGGGATCccacaagaaaattaaataggGTACTTgcatctttctctctctctctctctctaacttatcaaaataaagagTGTGGGCAACAAATGCAAGTGAGGCGTGCATAACCTAAAAGCATGAGAGTTGCTGATAAGAATGGAGTAGGTAGTGAGAGTGGAGCAAAAATTTCTAAACAAGCATTTTGGGGATAACTTAGAGGTGCTGGTTTTCCAAGGTTTAATGAATGGGAATGCTGATTTGACGGGCATTGTAATGGAGTTGTAGAAGGTAACCAAAGGGGAAATGAGGACTAGGGAAGGCAGAAGTGGGAGGGGGGTGATTTCGGGAACTTTCGAAGAGCTTGCTGTATTAGAAGACCCCATAAAACAAACATCTTTCTGTTTTGATTTAATTCTCATTGACGAGAATGAGCTGAACTACTAGATCCACTGCACAGTAGGCCCCCTGAGCCCCTGAGTCCAGGTACCTCGAATTGGGTGTTGTAAAAGGTAAGAACTTTTCATAAGCTTGTGGGATTATCTTGTGATGGGTTTGAAGGATAGCTGTCAGCCTTATTTACAACAATTGATGCAAACATAGTCTTCTAGATGTCTATCAGAAGAGGCTTCCCAGATTGCTATTGGATAATTTCCCATTGGTGTTTGATTGCAAAGGGTATTGCTTTGTATTGGCAAGCAAGTTGAAAGCCTTGAAAGAAGATCTTAAAAAATGGAATGGGGATAAATTTGGTCATATAGAGAGTTGGAAATCGATGTTATTGAATGAGTTTTGTGGTCTTGATTGGATTGTGGAAAAGAAAGCTCTATCCAAGGAGAAGTCTTGCACAAGGAAGATGCTATTATGGAATCTTATGGAAGAAGTGAATTGGAGAAAAATCAAGGACCCAATGGTTCAGGGAAGGCGATGGAAACACCAAGTTCTTCCATTGAGTGGCTAACTCGAATAGGAGGAATAATTGCACTAGATCCCTAGTGATGATTAATGGTTGTCTCATTAGACCATACAATTGTAACTTGGCATATTGTATAATTCTACCATTGCCTATACTTCGAATAGTTTTGTTGGCGCCCTAAAATGGACGGCATAAGTTTTGAGGTTGTTGGCAGGGATGATGCcatttggatggaaagaaaGTTTGAGGAAAGTTATGTCCTTGAACCATTGCAAGCCTTTAATGGCGTTTAGACTTGCTCTTCTAACGTGATCAAATGAGAATGGGTAAAAGGCTCGCAGGGAATGACGCGACAGGATATGGATGGCTAATATCTTGGGCCgaaaatgcattaataaaagaaagacATATACTAGAACCAATCCTCATTACCAATGAATCTAGACAGCAGAATCTGGTCAAGGGCACTAGGGGACCTATGGAAGGCTTATGATCACACAAATTGGGATTTCTTGCTATACTTGTCAAgaagatgtggctttggggcAAAGTGCATGAGTGGATAGCTCAGTGTTCACCCTTCGGATTTATCAAAAGGTTCTGTGGTTTGCATCAAGTGGACCCATaatctccctttctctttgtAGTTGTCATAGAAAGCTTTGAGTAGAATGTTAGGTGTAGTGGTGGATAGGGGACTGCTATTAGGCTTTTCAGTGGGACAAAGAAACATGAATGAGCTGCTGGTCTCTCATATCCTTTTTGCCGAAATTGTTATTCTATGAGGatgatccaaaatatttttgacatttactttttgtttctatgctACGAGGTTGTTTTAGGCTTGAAAGTCAATTTGGGCAGAATCAAAGTTGGTTTCTACTGGGAATACATTTAGGCACTGTCCGGTATCCTTGGATGTAGGGTGACGCCTTTGCCTATATCTTCCACTAGGGGCTTCATATGAGGAAAAGTATATATGGGACAGTATCATTGAGAAGATGGAAAAGAGATTGGCAGAATGGAAGCAACTTTATTTGTCTAAAGGCTGATGGATCACATAGATAGGGGTGGCAATTCGTGTTCGCGGGTTGTGTTTgtgttcatgtcacgtcaagtcATGAGTATTAGACTATATGGGTCCACTCTAACGATCCGTTTAATTGAATGGGCCAGATCCTAAAACCCTAACATGACTGGTTATTTCATGTCGGGTTCACGAGTCGTGTCATATATTGCGACCCCTACACAAATAAAGAGCTCCAtcactatttttttacatattctGTCCTTTTCCCTTCCCATTCGGTGTGGGCAAACGGATTGAGAAAATTCAAAGGGATTTCTTGTGGGATGATGTAGATGGTGAATCCAATCCAAATACCATCTATTTAATTGGTCTATGGTACGTGCTCATGTTTGGGGGTTGAAAACTTGATTGTGTTTAAATCGAGCATTGCTAGGGAAATGGCTGTGGTTAGGGGTGGGCACCAGGTGCCCGGCACCTGGCCTTCCCTTTCGTCTCGCCCGACTTGTAGGGTACCGGGCATGTGGGATGGATTGttcaattattgtttttaaacgGGGTGGGTAGGATATCTACCTGCTCGCCCACCCTACCTATACAAAAAAAGCCCCTACATTTCTACAcagttttcttctcttcctcttctccctaCTGCACTTCCGTCTcgtccctcttcttcttcttcatcttcttgttcCTCTTCTGGGCGAGACCCATGCCATGATCAGGAGGATCTCAAGTAGAGGCGGGTTATTGGTGTTGGAAATTAAGTTTGGGATATGTGGGGCAGATGGTGCTCAATGCAATTAATGGACCATTTGGGTTAGGTGTATGGAAAAAATTCATGAAGAATTCTCTAGGTCCGCTAGATATGAGTTGGAGTGATGGGTCTAGAATTtgtttttggcatgacttatggtgCAGAGATCAAACCTTAAAGGAAATCTACccattaatattgataatattattttgtaaggtAGGCTTCAAGACTGATGGATTCTTCCAGAGTGAAGAAAAACTGCAAGGATCAATTGGGGTGGATTCATTCAAACAGAAAAAATTGAGTTTAGATCTTTCCATCAAATATTGCATTTTATGGCTGAACACTCTTTTCCTACggtggcttttttttttattttttttttattgtatggACAGCAGCCCATTGTAAGATCCTGACTAAGGAAAACTTAAGGAAGAAGCATCTTATGGCCATATACCATGTGCAATAAGAGTACAGAAACTGGACCATCTGTTGCTCCACTGACGTTGCTAGAGGGTTTTGTGGGTGTCGATTTTTCAGCTCCTAGAGATTTGAGTGGCTGATGCCCCAAAGGGTGGTGTATCTATTGGGGGGTTTAGGTAGGTAGACCAGGAGACAATTATATATGGAAGATGGCTCCGATGTGCATAATGAGTGGGTATTTGGAACAAAAGCGCTCAGATTTTTTAGGACTGTGAGAGAACACTACCAGAGCTAAAACTCTTTATGCTTGTATGATTTTACCAATAGTCAACCACCCACAACACTACTAGATTTTCTTCTTTGTAACTTTTTTGGACTCTTGTTCTCTTTCCCATTCTTAGATAGGcgtcttttgtatacttctagtgtacttgGATAGTATCCTTTAGtgctttttaatgaaattcagtATGGTTACttgtcaaacaaaaaaaaagtttcttgaTCGCGGTGccatttttcatgaattataTGGCTTCTTTTGACTGGTTATGACTTGTGGAGATGGATGGATGGTGCGCGCAATAACTTATTGTTTATAATCACATCTATTGTTGAttgttatgtttgttttttatcaGTTACTACTCTCGAGACGATGCCGAGGATGCTGTCAAATATATAAGTGGAACGATTCTTGATGATCGTCCTATCCGTGTGGATTTTGATTGGGGATTCCAGGAAGGTAGGCAATGGGGCCGTGGTCGAAGTGGTGGACAGGTGAGCTGTTTTGCTTGCCATATATTGCCTGATATCTACGTCTTTACTTGCTTTAATTGAGTCTTATCTTTTTCCATGCAGGTGCGAGATGAATATCGTACTGATTATGATCCTGATATccttctgttttttattttttttttatttttatttaatgtaatttCAATGTCATAATATGTCTTTTTTCATGGTAGTGCTGATATTTTCAGAGGTTAGTAGGGGTCAGGAAAGTTGTTTGATATTTGTATTGTTGAACAGGTTATGGTTATTAAAAATGTTTGTttgcttatttttatattcagtTAATATATTGAGCTTTTGCCATGGGTTtttatttagattgtaatgCGTCAAGGAAAGCCCAAAGCACATTTGGGTTTATAATCCAATAGGACTAGTCAATGTTACAATTGGAAtcccttggaatcattataaagtgCAAGAACTACTCAATCCGGGCTAACACAAATAGCAAAAATGTGTAGAGGACGATTCGCTGGAATTTTAGCTAACATTCACTATGAAATATCTATGTTGATGGATAAAAGTTTTATGTGGATGCTAATCGGTTGAGGGAATCgaccttcttttctttcttccaaaaCCTTTCTTTTTTAGGTATGCCACTCCGCAAGCTGGGAACTTGTTATCCCCCATCTTATTGACCTAAAGTCAATTGAAGAAGAGGTTGAATATTTTGCAGTTGCACTAATAATGATCCTTCCACTCCTCCCTTTCAGCCTCCCTTCTGCCAAGTGTGCACTACCATGAAATGATCCTATATCCTGTTTCAACTAGATGCTGTTGTTGGCTTTGTTTAAACCAGCATTAGCTCAAgctatttgttattttttcccTAATTCACTTGGTGGAGCCACTTTTTTGAAATGGGCATAAATTATTTACTCTGAATTCTTTTCTAGGTTAATCTTAGGAACTATAATTCCATGAGGTCAAGGGTGTTGGAGTTGAGCATATCAATATGGTTTCGTGGCAATGCTAGGAACTTACCCTtctcctctcattctctctaAATCTTGTTATACTTTTCTACATATTACCTTTTTCCCATCACATTGAGCCATTTCATTTTGCCCTTAATGGAAACTATGTGACAGTTGAGTTTTGATCTTACGTTTAGCCTGATGATAACTGATAAAAGATAATTGCTTCACTTTTATTTCCATTCAATGAGCATGCTTGACTTTATAGATAAGTTTAACTAGtggaaattaatttcattttcgaTTGGCATTCTTTGGTGTTGGGATGTATGTGATAAATATTAGCTCTgccaaccaaaacataaatgacTTATTCTTCTGTACTTTCTTTGCattcttcaaatatatatatccatgtcTTGTAAATTAATCTCATTTGACTTGTGCTTGAAGAAAGATTGTTCTGCAATGTTCTtgtatactacctgtgtacttaggctttgcctattcgtattaatataatataatctttacctatcaaaaaaaaaaaaaaaaagattgttcCACAATGTTGACCATTTGATGCCCTTGTACTTTTGTTATTCTTAATCATGAGCTGGAAATAACCTTATACTTAGTTCATGTGGTTTCCTTAATAAATGTTTTACCTAGAGGAGGTTATGGAAAGTTAGTTCAGAGGGAGCTGGAAGCGCAAAGGCAGCTTGTAGATTATGGTGGCGGTTCATTGGGCTCTTTCCCGCCAGTTATGCCACCTCAGTGTAAGTTATTCAAAGCTAATCCATGTACAGGTCTCTAGCTTATAAACTATGACTATAGTTCATAGCTTGGCCTTTTTTTGGCTTGACATTCCAGTCTGGCTTGTTtgcttatctttttttttgtttttttttatcgaaaaaaaaagtttgtagcaaaaaagaaaaaagataagtAAAGAAGCACCaggaaacaacaaaaaaagcaaTGGAAACTTGATCTATAGCCATGATATACAAGCACCACTAAGCCCTGACCATCTTAAAACACCAAAGTATACAATCTAACCGCCAAACCAATAGAGGGCCCATCCCTGTCTCTTTGAGGTGTAAACCACATCCATAGCTGTCACGGTCTTCCTCCTAGAATCGCAGATGAATTCTCCAAGAAAATCTTGAGAAATGCTCTCCTCATAGATCAGGCCCCTGACATGCTTTACACCAACCCTGTGAGCCAAACAGCGAATTGTGGGCTTGGTGATGCCCTAGATGTTATCGTGGAGGACCTTACGGCGCCGCTTCGCTCCTCCCTTGCCCAAACCTTACCTCCTTTTCCATGACCTGGCATTTTCCCAGAAAGatgttgagaaagaaaaagtcagAACTGAGCTTGCTGGTAGTCAATTAGATCCTATCTTGTTTACATATCTTAGGCGTATTTTGAACATTGTGGCCACAAGTGTATTCTGAGTTGGTCAAGTTAGGAATTTCATATCTGATACATTGGACTGAGCCTAGTTAGGTCAGCCACAGCCAATCATACAGTACCCCAAGGCTGCCTCTGACCATGGGCCGAGTAGATAGGTCTGGGTGCAGCTGGCCTGTTGTTTAAAATGCAATTGCAAACACAGTCAAAATTTGCTTATATAATACACTTGTCGGCCATAAATTGTTTGGTTGATATGTCGATAAATTGTTTTACCAAAACATACATGGATACATGCACCTGCAATTGTTATTAAAGAGAAGTACGGAATAGAAAATGGACAAAGGCGTGCAGGAAGGTTCAAGCATTATGGAAAAAAGGTTAACCGGCCGTCGTAAAAGCATGGCCTTTGGGGAAGGTTCTTGTTCTAAATACTTTTGGATGATGAGGAATCTCTAAGACCATGCAAACCCAACATATCTTTAACCTGGTTAAACCCCGGACCCTTGTAATGCGTCCTCATCACATGGATCAGGTAAATCATTGGCTTTTCACTAATGGGATGTGGCCCTAGAATTGTTTGTGTCCAAaggttcaaaccttagaccttgttctaaatattttcagttGATAAAtgatttaggccttgtttgttttccaaaaacatctcatctcatctcacctcattattacaactttctcaaatccccacacaaaataaaataaacaattcaactttttcaaatcccaaaataacaataatattaaaaaatatactctaacaatattttattcaactttttaactttaatatcaactcatcttatcttatctctgaaaacaaacgagcccttaccTTGAGTGCACCGTTTTTGCAGTGTGCTGAGAGATGATGGTTCCATTGCAACTACTCTCCAGCATACAAACTGTATTTGTTTTTCATcaagaaaatatagatttttagatattttgctGGTCCTAAAGTGACCCATTTGCATGACACAGAGAAGCGTAAACCGCCCATCTTATTACAAGGTCACTTCTGGAGCTCTTGGAAACCATTAGAATAACAGACTGTTCTGGTCTTCTGTCATGCACAATATATGGTGTTGCATATTGGGACCTTTGAAAAGCTTTATTGTAGTCTTAAATTCCTATCTGTTATCCTTAATAATATCTGCTTCTGCAAACTCTGACTGTTTTAGTCCTGCAGATGGTCGACATGGTAGAAGCCATGGTCATGGGGGCTCTTATCGTAGAGGTAGCTCCTTTCTAAAAACAGTTCTGCTATTGATGTACCTGCGGTTTATACAAGAGTTTTGGCAATTTTTGAACTGCATGAGACTGTCATAGGGCCAGAGATTCTGTTTAATTGGTTTCTTCTATTGTAGATTACCAACGGAAGCGACACCGAGATGATGATGGCCATGGGCATGAGACCTCAAAGAGAACCTCAGATCATGAATCCAGGAGAATCTCTGATCACGACTCCAGACCGGTAATTCCCACAAGATGATTTTGGCTAATTCCTCTGCATTCTCTTGTAGAATGGCTCCAACTGCCAATCCACTAAGAACTTGCTGCACTGCTTATGCaaagagtattatttttttttttatagtaggGTTTTACCCTGAAGGGAACCCTTTCTGAAATGCTCGATGGCCTGAGCTTGAACCCTGGCCAAAGAGGGGTTTGGAAATAGTTTTGAACCAGCAATAGAATGCCACTCGGTTAGAACCTCACTAGCTATGTTGCAAATCTGCTTCCATTTCATTGGATTTGCAACAAGTTGGTAACTGCCACAGTTGTTAGACATTGGAAGAGGCATGTTGTGTGCTTTTGTTGTAATATTTTGGTTATTGTTCTCCCTCAATTTGACATCATTTTGATGTGACAGGAGAAGAATCCGCGATTTCGGGAGAGTGGCgattctgatgatgatgaggaagatgacAGGAAGCAACGATCTTAGCCAGATTAATGTTACTCTATCTAGTAGAGAATTTTTACTTGGCAGTTGTGTTTTGATAAGCAGACGTTTCCAGATTTGAGATAGGACTCTTTTATGTAATGTACACTCTGTTTGAACAATTTTCTGCATTTCACGCGGGAATCCTTTCTCAAGATTTAAGTACTGTAAAGTTCATTTAGTGTCTCTGGATTATGGTCAATTTATCCCACGTGCTAAATTATGGTTAATGAGTCGGACTCACTTAATGGATGGTTGTAATATGGTATTCCCAGGGTTTAAGACGATGAATCTATtcatgagtaaatatgagatcgAAGGCCACTTGGCATTACATTTCCATGTCTGACCCACGTCATGGATGAGGCAATTGCCCCTCATAGGCGCTGGTAAATAGAATCTGAGCTAAGTAGGAACTTGATAATCCGCTCAAAATGGCTAGTATCTGCTCAACTGTCAACTCTAAATGAGACGGAGCAGCAATTTTCCTTCCCATTGACAATTAAACTGAATTTTGCACATTATACATTATCACTTTACTGGATCTAACAAAACTGTTACATGTGAAGGCCTTGAAAGTCTTTCTTCCTTTGGACCACGGTAGGCAACAGAATAGTGAATTTGAAGGTTTACGCAACCCATGGAACCAAGTCTTGAGCTGAAGAGGAAACCTTCCAATGGAAATCAAACCCACTTTTTTCGATCGAGAATCCAACCAGAGAACCATATACGCGCAAGCACGCTACCCAAATGCACCTTTCGCATAAATATTTACTCAACTTCTGTGATGATTCTTCTTTTACGTAATGGTCGCGTTGAAATGCTTCCAGGAGCACTGTGagcttttcttctctcttctttcttcctaGCAGCTTCAGTCATGGTGCGCCTCAGTGCAGCAGCCTTGTATATTGGTAATGGCAAGTGCCTATGCCTGCAGAATTATCATCAAACATCAGTATATGCGAGATCATTCCTTCCTAAGTATTCATTTTGCCATCACTTCACGGGAGATGGAACAAGCTACCAACTAGACACTTGAAATTTGCTAGAACTCCACGTATTGCATTCTTAGAAACATCCACCTAGGAAAGCTCTTTACAGAAAATGGATTAGAAAAATGTTCAGTCTCATACTTAACTATTTGTAAAGCTTCTTCTCAGAAAATGAGTTAGAGCACCTCGTATGGCACTGGCACGTACGTGACGTACCATTGTGCCGTTTCAAATAAATAAGCCAGAGAACTTTGTAAAGCACCAGTCCATACAACCTGTGTCCTATATTGTTCGCCCGTTATTCCAATAGACAATTTAACATCCTTTCCAAGTTATTCCTTTACTTTCTTTGAACAAATAACACTCCTTTCCTAAAGTAGGATTTTCTAAGGTGCCAAACAAGTTGGAATGGTGCATATTCATTAACCAGCAATTGCAATGTGCTGATCAAGTATGGCATTGCAATTAGTGGGGCCTACATCTCAATGCTCTATATGGGCAACCATGCCAAAGTGCATAAATCATGTAAGTGGGTTAGTTATGACCGAGTATCTGAAGGAGCCTCCTTCAAACACCTAAAGCTGATAATGATACTGCTCCATCAATAAGGAGCACTCATTGATGCTTCATGAATGCTTTTATGGAAAAACTTACATGGCCCCTAACATTAAGTCGGCACAAAATATCTTAAGACCATCTTCAAAGAAAGCCAGGCCTATCAAAGAGCTAAAATGCTTGTATCATCTGTGCATACCTCAAAATACGCTTGACCTCGGGGAGGTGTTTGTAGCGATTCTTGACAGCCTCGTGATAGTCATGCTTTTTCCTTTCCCTTGGGAGAAGCTGCAGCATAAAAGATAGATGGTCAGGGCTATACGAGGATGCAACGATGATACCGGATCTCCGATACAGAAATCAGCTAAAAAGGCAATGGGACCGTTAATGTCTAAAAAATAAGTTACTAGGCTTGATTACAACATTTCTATTTCTGACTCTTTAGGCCTGAATTCACCATGTGCAATTTTTGTATGAGGTGTATGCACTATTGATGTCAAATAGTAAGACAGTTGACAAAGAAGCATTACAGAATCTGGAAATgttaaaatacaaattttatgacACCAGCAAGATAGTCTTAAAACAGAACCGCAGAACACACAGGAAGAGATTCTTACTACTCCCATTTGTTCTGATGCTTTAGCCTTCCAAAGCCTGAGGTTGGTATCATCACTCCCGGAAATAATATAACTTGCATCGCAGCTAAACTTGACACAGAATACCCTATACAGAATGggaacttttttaaaatttgcttAAAgtaatacaaattaaataacCAATTAGAAGAGGAAAACGCAAAGGTCAAAGAACTATATGTAGTACAACCTCTGCATCCTCTGTGTGTGATAGATTTCCCTGCTGTGGCCACCATTAAACTGGAATATTCTCACCTGCATAGTACAAATTCTAAATAAGCAAATGCATGTGTCCATCCCTTAGTATTGAACAACAGTCATGACTTGATGCAACGAACTCACTGTTCTATCATAAGATCCAGTAACAAATTCTCGACCAGTTGGTGAGTAATCGATATCCATCctgagaaaattaaattcaaggGTCAACATCTATAGCTTACAAAATGATTGTCAACGAGGAGGATAAATACCATGAAGCATAAAGAACAAAATGCATTCGAAAGTACAAGTGAGCCATCTTACACTGCAGAAACATGATCTTTGTGAACCATTCTGGCTTCATCAAGTTTCCTAGCATCATAGCTATAACAGTTGCTGTCCTCATTAGCCTGCATCCTCAAAAGACTTTAAACAGTGATTTCCAAGGTGGAAAAAGAATATTCTGTATATAGAGAGCATGAGGTTAATATATTCTATCATGGTCTATGACCTAAAAGCATTGCAGTACATTCTCAATTTAGTTCATGATATACAACCCTCTGAAAGGTCTAACTTCTTCAATGTTTTTGCTGAAGagggaaaatatataaaaaagacaACCACTGGTTGGGTTCCTTTTTCAACTTTGTATCACCAGAAGTAGGGACATGTGTAAGAATTATGACTGTCACAATGTGGATAGGGGGATACACATATTTATGGACTGGCAACCATAACAAGTTGGCAATATGATGTTAAGGTATTCTCCCAATTACATTCGGAAGTCCCTACTCTGACTGCAGTGTGGAATATATACACTATCGGAATGAAATTTGACTGCAATGTCAAACATCCAAGAAATCCAACAAGGAGACAGAGATAATTTGAAACAACACTTGCACAACAAAATGATTCAAACCATGTGCTTACAGCTGTGAAGTTCATTGGCTCCATTGGGTTCCAACAAATAGAATTAGTTTTTGTCTGTaatccaaaaaaacaaacagtCAGTTTGGTTATAGACAACTGCAGATAACATAAATTTTGGAGTTAAGGAAAGAACAAGTTCAGAATGCCTCAGAAGACGGGGATAAAACATCGGGCAAAAGTCATCTGAAAAAAGGGGTAAAGTAAGAAATGttttattgataaaagtagAGCTCAGCATGAGCGGGCTATACAACAGATACACTTAGTTGGAGCAGGAGAAGAGCAAGAAAATTGTGGAAAGTAAAGCTAGAAAGACATGGAGAGCTGACATCCACCAGTAGGGAACATCACAGAAGAAGGTCTTAAGATCTTCAGTGGTCCTTGAATACTCGATGCTTCGAtctcttttctttcattccCTATGCTCCACATCAAACAAGCccgtatcatttttcataagatCTCACTGAACGGGTTTTCAAACCACCCCTTCCAACATGCTAGTATTCAAACCAGAAGGACTGCTTATAGCACTAGAGACTACTAACAGCTTGTCATGTTAGCCACCTCGCAAATGGACTAAGAGATGATCCATAGATTCAGCATTCCTTTTATATGTACAACACTAGTAGAGTACAATAACATGCCTCTTTCTTAGGTTGTCCAAGGTAAGGATCTTCCCAAGTGTtgttgtccaaacaaagaaagctgcTCTCAAAGGAACCTTGCTCCTCCAAACGGCCTTTCCATGGACAAGCGATACTGTCTTGGGGGAATAAAAGATGGCATATGACTTCAAACTCCCCTCTTCGATATGCTATGCATCATCTTGTCTTCCCCACCTTATCTAACTTTGAAAGAATATAACTTGACACTTAAAATACaaattgcataaaaagaataacataaaaaaggagaaaagttTTCTATAGGGGTGAGTCTCACCATTCTTCTAACCGTAGAAATcaaaaagagattttattcaTGATCTTTTTTAATAAGGAAGTATAAATTCTATTCAAGCTCAAAAAGTGGTGAaatccaagtacacaagaagtatacaataAATACACTTCcaccattaaaagaaaaaagtagaagaagatCCTGAAAACTAGAAACAGTATCACCATTCAAACTTTCCCACTGATTTCTCAcaatattcaaaaatcatctctctctccatctacACCACATCATGCGAGACAGAATCAATTTCTACCAAACTTCACAATGATAACGACCAAACTGTCCTTTCTAACATGCAAAGAGATCCTCCACTCTTCTAGGCAATACCCAATCTGCTCCAAGTCTGCTGAATGTATAATTCCACAAAGCATTAGCTACATCACAGTCGAGCAAAAAATGGTCAACAAATTATCCACTACTTTTGTACTacttttgcacatacaacagcAAGCAAGCACCAACACAGGCCTCTTAAATTAACCCAAGTGAGAATCTTCTCTATGACAACTGtctaaataaaaaagtaactatTTGTGGAGCCATGTGGAGCCGTAGTCCTCTAAAT carries:
- the LOC109001451 gene encoding nuclear cap-binding protein subunit 2-like, with the translated sequence MASLFKDPSKLSAYRDRRFLGSQEDFEHALQTSITVYVGNMSFYTTEEQVYELFSRAGEIKKIIMGLDKNTKTPCGFCFVLYYSRDDAEDAVKYISGTILDDRPIRVDFDWGFQEGRQWGRGRSGGQVRDEYRTDYDPARGGYGKLVQRELEAQRQLVDYGGGSLGSFPPVMPPQYGRHGRSHGHGGSYRRDYQRKRHRDDDGHGHETSKRTSDHESRRISDHDSRPEKNPRFRESGDSDDDEEDDRKQRS